A single genomic interval of Spirosoma taeanense harbors:
- a CDS encoding DUF2461 domain-containing protein yields MAKQNIAKAAFTAPTLDFLRDLVQNNNREWFQANRSRYDAAKTELCGVVERVLTNMSAFEPLSNTSVKDCIFRINRDIRFSKDKAPYKSNLAFAIGPGGRHSGRIDYFIQIQPGNQSFLGGGMWQPTPANLTKFRQEVDYNVDELKNIIEADAFKAYFPEAAGEVMKTTPKGYSADHPNIDLLRRKELFFMHRYTDKEVLKPNFADEIVRGCQLLKPYCDFLNYLFFDEKEESITL; encoded by the coding sequence ATGGCAAAACAGAATATAGCAAAGGCTGCCTTTACAGCCCCAACTCTTGATTTTCTCCGCGATCTCGTCCAGAACAATAACCGTGAGTGGTTTCAGGCTAACCGCAGCCGCTACGATGCCGCCAAAACCGAACTGTGTGGGGTTGTCGAACGCGTTCTGACGAACATGAGCGCGTTTGAGCCACTGTCCAATACGTCTGTTAAAGACTGTATTTTTCGTATCAACCGCGACATTCGGTTTTCGAAAGACAAAGCGCCCTATAAATCAAACCTGGCTTTTGCAATTGGACCCGGTGGGCGGCATTCCGGTCGTATTGATTACTTTATTCAGATTCAGCCCGGCAACCAGTCGTTTCTGGGCGGGGGCATGTGGCAGCCAACGCCCGCCAATCTGACCAAGTTCCGGCAGGAGGTGGACTACAACGTAGATGAACTGAAAAATATCATCGAAGCCGATGCGTTTAAAGCCTACTTTCCCGAAGCTGCGGGCGAGGTGATGAAAACAACGCCCAAAGGCTACTCGGCCGATCACCCGAACATTGACCTGTTACGTCGGAAGGAATTGTTTTTCATGCACCGTTATACCGACAAAGAAGTCCTGAAACCAAATTTTGCTGATGAGATTGTACGTGGCTGTCAACTCCTGAAGCCGTACTGCGACTTTCTGAACTATCTGTTTTTCGACGAAAAAGAAGAATCCATCACCTTATAA